The following proteins are co-located in the Tetrapisispora phaffii CBS 4417 chromosome 4, complete genome genome:
- the RRT12 gene encoding Rrt12p (similar to Saccharomyces cerevisiae YCR045C; ancestral locus Anc_6.313), translating into MHLERYLWLCILINVVVAKEYIIRLKNNYSITKFMNSDVFNLPNRKVSDFILDNGHQIKKVIEFGNFKCFIVDDSTDKRISLDLMERLRKHPFVQDITPNIKVELYGDAEHQGADNDNHNDTDMVEETVWQDDDDSEDQDDDEYKGVDIQFGAPRHLGKLSSRHQLPYNVKDEKEFKEFIHYYYDRYYQGTNSVVYIIDTGVYKEHKEFGNRVHFGGDFIGEGKGDYNGHGTHVAGLIGSKTFGVAKNVTLFDVKVLDQKGFGNLTSVLEGIEFAVNNCKLKQQPMGKNCVINMSLGTIRNPIINEAIKEAFLSGITPVVAAGNNNFSACWTSPASSNFAITVGAMDDRTDTIAVFSNWGQCVDIFAPGVRIKSLSNRMLENGVIHSGTSMASPIVAGLVAILMEKGYKCDEIKQKLIDDSSKSIFSKLTLFFKYGTPNRVIYNGIEEVINVNKENIRQREETDESKEYDTIEDIDDSANETKTEEDDDNFEEHDPDYSNEPLNDDDDTDVENTPDKDGFHDGSSNNGDKSSNEEEEDTSSDEDSSYYKPPLSHSRRKFFDKFHKIGRFKYPSIKIHELAKYMRSYKPVKNVFEDSENLYLDVLWIS; encoded by the coding sequence ATGCATCTAGAACGGTATCTTTGGTTGTGTATTCTGATCAATGTCGTGGTCGCAAAGGAGTACATTATCAGactaaaaaataattacaGCATCACTAAATTTATGAACTCAGATGTCTTCAATCTGCCTAACAGAAAAGTCTCCGACTTCATCCTCGACAACGGCCACCAGATCAAGAAAGTAATCGAATTCGGTAATTTCAAATGCTTCATAGTGGATGATTCGACGGATAAGAGAATTTCCCTGGACTTGATGGAGAGATTAAGAAAGCATCCCTTTGTTCAAGACATAACAccaaatattaaagttGAGCTTTACGGGGATGCAGAACATCAGGGCGCCGACAATGATAATCACAATGACACTGATATGGTAGAGGAAACTGTCTGGCAAGATGACGACGATAGTGAAGATCAAGATGACGACGAATATAAAGGTGTGGATATACAGTTTGGGGCCCCAAGACATCTAGGGAAACTCTCCTCGCGCCACCAGCTCCCATACAATGTGAAAGATGAGAAGGAGTTTAAAGAGTTCATCCATTACTATTACGACAGATATTATCAAGGGACTAATTCTGTAGTCTATATAATTGACACTGGGGTTTACAAAGAACACAAGGAGTTTGGTAATCGAGTACATTTTGGTGGAGACTTTATTGGTGAAGGAAAAGGGGATTACAACGGACATGGGACGCATGTGGCAGGTTTGATTGGATCCAAAACGTTCGGCGTAGCAAAGAATGTCACATTGTTTGACGTGAAGGTATTGGACCAAAAAGGTTTCGGTAATTTAACATCAGTACTAGAAGGAATTGAATTTGCCGTGAACAACTGTAAACTGAAACAGCAACCAATGGGGAAAAACTGTGTGATCAATATGTCATTGGGAACAATCAGGAATCCAATAATCAATGAAGCAATTAAAGAAGCGTTCCTAAGTGGGATAACACCAGTTGTTGCAGCAGGTAATAACAATTTTAGCGCCTGTTGGACATCGCCAGCCTCATCAAATTTTGCAATCACTGTAGGGGCCATGGATGATAGAACAGATACAATTGCTGTGTTTTCAAATTGGGGACAATGTGTCGATATCTTTGCGCCAGGTGTTAGGATTAAGTCATTGTCGAATCGAATGTTAGAAAACGGTGTAATCCATTCTGGAACATCAATGGCTTCGCCAATAGTGGCAGGTTTGGTCGCAATATTGATGGAAAAGGGTTATAAATGCGATGAAATTAAACAGAAGCTGATAGATGATTCTTCAAAAAGTATATTTAGTAAGTTAACtttattcttcaaatatgGTACACCTAATAGAGTCATATATAATGGTATTGAAGAAGTCATAAACGtgaataaagaaaatattagacAAAGAGAAGAAACGGACGAATCAAAAGAATATGATACAATTGAAGACATAGATGATAGTGCTAATGAGACTAAGACAGAAGAAGACGATGACAATTTCGAAGAACATGACCCTGATTATTCAAATGAACCATtgaatgatgatgatgacaCTGATGTTGAAAATACTCCCGACAAAGATGGTTTCCATGATGgatcttcaaataatggCGATAAATCATCAAATGAGGAGGAGGAGGACACAAGCAGCGACGAAGATTCAAGTTACTATAAACCTCCGTTATCACATTCTAGAAGGAAATTTTTTGACAAGTTTCATAAGATAGGAAGATTTAAGTATCCATCAATCAAAATTCATGAGCTAGCTAAGTATATGAGGAGCTATAAGCCAGTCAAGAACGTCTTTGAAGATTCAGAAAATCTTTATCTTGATGTACTGTGGATATCttga